Proteins co-encoded in one Natronorubrum daqingense genomic window:
- a CDS encoding DUF2270 domain-containing protein → MADGEADFDPEEPEEKEIGREMVDESTGLGSVAAHLYRGEMERTVEWRSRLDTTTNWAVTVMSAIVAYAFSGEVSHAVILAGLIMGTVFLFIEARRFRDYDIWRSRVRVLQENLFANALDPSEGIERDAWRKELSEDYRDPESKISYRGAFSHRLRRVYLPLMTAMLLGWIFHIWSFNPDEPFLESAALPGVEGTTVVAAVAVYYVALLVLAIPLSSKERGESGSAEHGDLEE, encoded by the coding sequence ATGGCCGACGGGGAAGCCGACTTCGATCCCGAAGAACCCGAGGAGAAAGAGATCGGTCGCGAAATGGTCGACGAAAGCACCGGCCTCGGCTCGGTCGCTGCTCACCTCTATCGAGGCGAGATGGAACGAACGGTCGAGTGGCGCAGTCGCCTCGATACGACGACGAACTGGGCGGTGACGGTGATGTCGGCCATCGTCGCGTACGCCTTCTCCGGCGAGGTCTCACACGCGGTCATCCTCGCTGGACTCATCATGGGAACCGTCTTTTTGTTCATCGAGGCGCGTCGGTTCCGCGATTACGATATCTGGCGCTCGCGCGTCAGAGTCCTCCAGGAGAACCTCTTCGCGAACGCGCTCGATCCCTCCGAGGGAATCGAACGGGACGCGTGGCGCAAGGAACTGAGTGAAGACTATCGCGACCCCGAGAGCAAAATCAGCTACCGTGGTGCGTTTAGCCACCGGCTTCGACGGGTCTATCTCCCGTTGATGACGGCGATGTTACTCGGCTGGATCTTTCACATCTGGTCGTTCAACCCCGACGAACCGTTCCTCGAGAGCGCAGCCTTGCCCGGTGTCGAGGGTACTACCGTCGTCGCCGCCGTCGCCGTTTACTACGTCGCGTTGCTGGTGTTGGCCATCCCGCTCTCCTCGAAAGAACGCGGCGAATCCGGCAGCGCGGAACACGGCGACCTCGAGGAGTGA
- a CDS encoding potassium channel family protein produces the protein MRTSRHRAVTGLSYRLVVYAGSFVVLTVIYAIGYQWGMATLEGESRSWYHALEVVIQSMTTTGYGQDAPWETLEMTAFMVLIQSTGIAYIFVAVPLFFVPWLQTLVEPTPPSDVAELDGHVVVVGYTPLCESLVDELRTSGTDYVVLEGDEERAQSLHEDGLVVLHGDPASAAALEDAQVDDALAVVVDASETEHISSVIELCRRDEEPRVLALVVDPGDSRYLRYAGAEEVLSPKHRLGKALGDKVRPVVDIELEDAAETSATSTTEFDDDLRLREFPLDDTSEFYGEPLSNCGRLESVGVTILGAWVRGDFLRSLPADVHVDENTTLLIAGTPDTLESVTDESDLRGSSYRPQREPVVVAGTGTVGASVIGTLARSGIDTTVLDIHDDEIVDVVGDATTEDGLLEAGVPGAGTLILALGDDLTTLLATLVARELNPDLEILAAVTRTGNVVRLRDAGANYTLGLSNVAGRMLALRIFEYETMTFSDQLQIRTVEITASLDESLEGDTIGQQTGCVVIALERDGGLRPTREGESFTPPDRLVVAGTEEEIERLRKRVGS, from the coding sequence ATGCGGACCAGCCGACACAGAGCAGTGACGGGGTTGAGCTACCGACTCGTCGTTTACGCCGGTTCGTTCGTCGTGCTCACAGTCATCTACGCGATCGGATACCAGTGGGGAATGGCGACGCTCGAGGGCGAAAGTCGGTCGTGGTATCACGCACTCGAGGTGGTCATCCAGTCCATGACGACGACGGGGTACGGACAGGACGCACCGTGGGAAACGCTCGAAATGACGGCGTTCATGGTCCTTATTCAGTCGACCGGAATTGCCTACATCTTCGTGGCGGTACCCTTGTTCTTCGTGCCGTGGCTCCAGACGCTCGTCGAACCGACGCCACCGTCGGACGTCGCGGAACTCGACGGCCACGTCGTCGTGGTCGGATACACGCCACTCTGTGAGTCACTCGTCGACGAACTCCGGACGAGCGGGACCGACTACGTCGTCCTCGAGGGCGACGAAGAGCGCGCCCAGTCGCTCCACGAGGACGGCCTCGTCGTCCTCCACGGTGATCCGGCGTCGGCAGCGGCCCTCGAGGACGCACAGGTCGACGATGCGTTAGCGGTCGTCGTCGACGCCTCGGAGACCGAACACATCAGCTCGGTCATCGAACTCTGCCGTCGCGACGAGGAGCCGCGGGTGCTCGCGCTCGTCGTCGATCCCGGGGATTCTCGGTACTTGCGCTACGCCGGGGCCGAGGAAGTGCTCTCACCAAAACACCGGCTCGGAAAAGCACTCGGTGACAAAGTCAGACCGGTCGTCGACATCGAACTCGAGGACGCCGCTGAAACCTCCGCTACGTCGACTACCGAGTTCGACGATGACCTTCGCCTGCGTGAATTCCCACTCGACGATACTAGCGAGTTCTACGGGGAACCACTCTCGAACTGCGGACGTCTCGAGTCCGTCGGCGTGACGATCCTCGGCGCGTGGGTGCGCGGCGACTTCCTTCGGTCCCTGCCGGCCGACGTGCACGTCGACGAGAACACGACTCTACTGATCGCCGGGACGCCGGACACGCTCGAGTCCGTTACCGACGAATCCGATCTACGCGGGTCGTCGTACCGACCGCAGCGCGAACCGGTCGTCGTCGCGGGAACCGGGACAGTCGGCGCGTCGGTCATCGGCACGCTCGCGCGTTCCGGTATCGACACCACCGTTCTCGATATCCACGACGACGAAATCGTCGACGTCGTCGGCGACGCGACGACGGAAGACGGACTGCTCGAAGCGGGCGTCCCCGGCGCCGGAACGTTGATTCTCGCGCTCGGTGACGATCTCACGACGCTTCTCGCGACGTTGGTCGCCCGCGAACTCAACCCAGACCTCGAGATTCTCGCGGCCGTTACCCGAACGGGAAACGTCGTCCGGCTCCGCGATGCTGGTGCGAACTACACGCTCGGCCTGTCGAACGTCGCCGGTCGTATGCTCGCGCTTCGAATCTTCGAGTACGAGACGATGACGTTCAGCGACCAACTTCAGATCCGAACCGTCGAGATTACTGCGTCACTCGACGAGTCACTCGAGGGCGATACGATCGGACAACAGACCGGCTGCGTCGTGATTGCACTCGAGCGCGACGGCGGCCTGCGTCCGACGCGCGAGGGGGAGTCGTTCACGCCACCCGATCGCCTCGTCGTCGCTGGGACCGAAGAGGAGATCGAACGGCTTCGAAAGCGAGTGGGAAGCTAA
- a CDS encoding YhbY family RNA-binding protein: MDTQRLKERAHDVDVTVWVGKSGLESVVDELNDQLSDRQLVKVKFLRAARAGSSTEEKAADLAERVNATLIDTRGHTAVIAR; encoded by the coding sequence ATGGATACACAACGGCTCAAAGAACGAGCGCACGACGTCGACGTCACCGTCTGGGTCGGCAAGAGCGGTCTCGAGTCAGTCGTCGACGAACTCAACGACCAGCTATCAGACCGACAGCTCGTGAAGGTCAAATTCCTCCGTGCGGCCCGTGCGGGGAGTTCGACCGAGGAAAAGGCAGCCGATCTGGCCGAGCGCGTCAACGCGACGCTGATCGACACCCGCGGACACACCGCCGTTATCGCCAGATAA
- a CDS encoding LolA family protein, with protein sequence MASRRVAATVCVLTLTLTLSGCVALESISSQESDDPAPEDVFEGAFVHSDDLEDVEGTLTTTVTDGNETIEEREERAERPYVEQRSETLESTDDDREGEVYVSNESMSWWYDSNAQAATYFESDDPFDSDEVRADRAEMADEQRDLYDLEYQGTETIADREAHVLDVEAKDEAVEEGLSILVGDTEYVYALETVDPDDELDVVEQTIWIDTEYAFPLKEHLVVDDPDDDRHELTERYETVSFNQDLGDETFDFEPPANTTVTAS encoded by the coding sequence ATGGCGTCTCGTCGAGTCGCGGCCACTGTCTGTGTACTCACCCTCACACTCACGCTGAGTGGGTGCGTTGCACTCGAGTCGATCTCGTCTCAGGAATCGGACGACCCAGCACCCGAGGACGTCTTCGAGGGCGCGTTCGTCCACAGCGACGACCTCGAGGATGTCGAAGGCACCCTTACGACGACGGTAACCGACGGGAACGAGACGATCGAAGAGCGCGAGGAACGCGCCGAGCGGCCGTACGTCGAACAGCGAAGCGAAACCCTCGAGTCGACGGACGACGATCGCGAGGGTGAGGTCTACGTCTCGAACGAGTCGATGTCGTGGTGGTACGACTCGAACGCGCAAGCGGCGACGTACTTCGAAAGTGACGACCCCTTCGACAGCGACGAGGTGCGCGCGGACCGCGCTGAGATGGCCGACGAACAACGCGACCTGTACGACCTCGAGTACCAGGGGACGGAGACGATTGCGGATCGAGAGGCGCACGTCCTCGACGTCGAAGCGAAAGACGAGGCCGTCGAAGAAGGACTCTCGATTCTGGTCGGTGATACCGAGTACGTCTACGCCCTCGAGACGGTCGATCCCGATGACGAACTCGACGTCGTCGAACAGACCATCTGGATCGACACCGAGTACGCGTTCCCGCTCAAAGAGCACCTGGTCGTCGACGACCCCGACGACGACCGCCACGAACTCACCGAACGGTACGAAACGGTCTCGTTCAATCAGGATCTCGGCGACGAGACGTTCGACTTCGAGCCGCCGGCGAATACGACAGTCACAGCCTCATAA
- a CDS encoding ribonuclease P protein component 4, with amino-acid sequence MDIAAERLERLHKLAREAAADREDDRARTYVRLARRVAERNRLELPREFRRFTCDRCDSYLRPGVNARVRLQDGHVVITCDCGALARYPYEE; translated from the coding sequence ATGGATATCGCTGCCGAACGGCTCGAGCGACTCCACAAACTGGCTCGAGAAGCGGCAGCGGACCGCGAAGACGACAGGGCCAGAACGTACGTCCGTCTCGCACGCCGTGTCGCAGAGCGAAACCGACTCGAGTTGCCACGAGAGTTCCGTCGGTTCACGTGTGACCGGTGCGATTCGTACCTCCGACCGGGCGTGAACGCGCGTGTGAGGCTTCAGGACGGCCACGTCGTGATTACCTGTGACTGCGGGGCTCTCGCCAGGTACCCCTACGAGGAGTGA
- a CDS encoding ABC transporter substrate-binding protein — translation MNDDNAGGSSTGGLSRRATLAGAAGLTVATSGCLSQFRSIVNRDDIDPLSVTITTLPADGDRETIRLAREVANALEAAGIESSIEMRSSEEFLRAVLINHDFDIYVGEHPGGTDPDFLYEALHSQYADESGWQNPFGVTNLLLDELLEEQREADEDEREEAVESMLEGFVAEQPFVPICTPTEHRLARAGRYDGWTDGHLATRSGYLGVEPLADEHSEHLRTVHTDARPSQNLNPLTVEYRYRDTIMDLVYDSLAIDAVSGDGEQTFTPWLAEEWEWEDESTLVVSLHTDLTFHDGESLTAEDVEFTYEFLSDTANGDGSAPAPSPRYRGVVSAIDDVEATDERTLEFTTDSNQTVGERALTVPILPEHVWADRAEHASVRGVRVAQGTTDAVVSNNIPPVGTGPFQYADHTDREHVTFDRFDDHFTLRDDVDLPEPTVEELRVQIDPRSTSAIQLIEDGDADVTSSALETYVVNDIEETDDVQLLESPSWSFYHLGFNTRNAPFSNPQFRRAVARLIDKEWLTEEVFDGYADPIATPLTDEEWLPDDLEWDGEDPAMPFLGTDGDVDVDASRAAFEDAGFRYGEDGTLRVRH, via the coding sequence ATGAACGACGATAACGCCGGTGGTTCCTCCACTGGTGGGCTGAGCCGTCGGGCCACGCTTGCGGGCGCAGCAGGCCTCACGGTGGCGACGAGTGGCTGTCTGAGTCAATTCCGGAGCATCGTCAATCGCGACGACATCGATCCGCTTTCCGTGACGATTACGACGCTCCCTGCAGACGGCGACAGAGAGACGATCCGACTCGCTCGAGAAGTGGCAAACGCGCTCGAGGCGGCCGGAATCGAGTCGTCGATCGAGATGCGCTCGAGCGAGGAGTTTTTGCGGGCCGTTTTGATTAACCACGATTTCGACATCTACGTCGGTGAACATCCGGGTGGTACCGACCCGGACTTTCTCTACGAAGCGCTCCACTCACAGTATGCCGACGAATCCGGTTGGCAGAACCCATTCGGCGTGACGAACCTGTTACTCGACGAGTTACTCGAGGAGCAACGTGAGGCCGACGAGGACGAGCGCGAAGAGGCGGTCGAATCGATGCTCGAGGGGTTCGTGGCCGAACAGCCGTTCGTCCCGATCTGTACGCCGACGGAACACCGCCTGGCCAGAGCAGGTCGATACGACGGCTGGACGGACGGTCATCTCGCGACGCGAAGTGGCTATCTCGGAGTCGAACCACTTGCAGACGAGCACAGCGAACACCTCCGAACCGTTCACACGGACGCGCGTCCGTCACAGAACCTCAACCCGTTGACGGTCGAATACCGCTACCGTGACACGATAATGGACCTCGTCTACGACTCCCTCGCGATCGACGCCGTCTCCGGTGACGGCGAACAGACGTTCACGCCGTGGCTCGCCGAGGAGTGGGAGTGGGAAGACGAATCGACGCTCGTCGTTTCCCTCCACACCGACTTGACGTTTCACGACGGCGAATCGCTCACCGCCGAGGACGTCGAGTTCACGTACGAGTTCCTCTCAGATACTGCAAACGGGGACGGTTCTGCACCTGCACCTTCCCCACGGTATCGCGGGGTGGTCAGTGCGATCGACGACGTTGAGGCGACTGACGAACGCACCCTCGAGTTCACGACCGACTCGAACCAGACGGTCGGCGAACGCGCGCTCACGGTTCCGATCCTTCCCGAGCACGTCTGGGCGGACCGCGCTGAGCACGCATCTGTCCGCGGTGTCCGCGTCGCACAGGGGACGACCGATGCGGTCGTCTCGAACAACATTCCGCCGGTCGGCACCGGGCCGTTTCAGTACGCAGATCACACCGACAGAGAACACGTGACGTTCGATCGATTCGACGACCACTTCACGCTGCGCGATGACGTCGACCTCCCCGAACCGACCGTCGAGGAACTCCGCGTACAGATCGATCCGCGGAGTACGTCCGCGATCCAGTTGATCGAAGACGGCGACGCCGACGTCACGAGTTCCGCACTCGAGACGTACGTGGTCAACGACATCGAAGAGACCGACGACGTCCAGTTACTCGAATCGCCGTCGTGGTCGTTCTATCACCTCGGGTTCAACACCCGAAACGCGCCGTTTAGCAACCCGCAGTTCAGACGGGCCGTCGCGCGGTTGATCGATAAGGAGTGGCTGACCGAGGAGGTGTTCGACGGCTACGCCGACCCGATCGCGACGCCGCTTACGGACGAGGAGTGGCTACCTGATGACCTCGAGTGGGACGGCGAGGATCCGGCTATGCCGTTTCTCGGAACGGACGGCGACGTCGACGTCGATGCGTCACGGGCCGCGTTCGAAGACGCCGGCTTCCGATACGGCGAGGACGGAACCCTTCGGGTGAGACACTGA
- a CDS encoding ABC transporter substrate-binding protein, whose product MNRTTTDPVDGVDRRSVLAAGAAGLSLSLSGCMDNVRSVVTGTTDDQLSLSIATVSQDDNRQSPQIARHIEGNLEAAGIDATIDMRSQTEFLEMVLIEQDYDMFVGLHPGDFDPDYLFEALHSTYADEPGWQNPYAYSTGRNFVDDLLEDQRRADDEQERQEILTDLLEEFVSEKPFEPICRPHEFRIGRGDRFDGWHDGHFATQRGYLGLEPTDSNDDNELEALITDSRPTQNINPLMAENRERETIIDLVYDSLGTVIVEDDEDGEDGVDTDDHVVEYRVEPWLAESWEWIDDEDGTNTAHVTLREDVTFHTLEEDETGEPLTAEDVEFTYQLLENTTLGQGNTSPAPRYQGHVSAVDVDGIEIENEYELRIPFHTSTMVGERAFTVPILPKHIWLEDELDERIGSSDDLSAPKGEWGLVTSSAIEPVGSGPYQFADQSDQNSLTLERFDDHFSIGSDEEDLLEPIVEELTFVADTGSASSVERIASGGSDFTGTMLEAYAIDDVPDDDSLETMPASSWTFYHLGFNAGRVDGPPFYDPQFRSAICRLVDKEFIAEEFFFGYADPIAVPVTDEWVPEAFEWDGVDPETPFAGSDGEVDVNGAISAFESIDSIDYRYDEDEEILRRN is encoded by the coding sequence ATGAATCGCACTACAACTGATCCGGTTGACGGCGTCGACCGCCGGTCAGTACTCGCTGCAGGTGCGGCCGGGCTCTCGCTCTCGCTGAGCGGCTGTATGGACAACGTCCGAAGCGTCGTCACCGGCACAACCGACGATCAGCTTTCGCTCTCCATCGCCACGGTCTCGCAGGACGATAACAGGCAGTCCCCTCAGATCGCCCGCCACATTGAAGGGAATCTCGAAGCAGCCGGCATCGACGCCACTATCGATATGCGATCCCAAACGGAGTTTCTGGAAATGGTCCTCATCGAGCAAGATTACGATATGTTCGTAGGCTTGCACCCTGGCGACTTCGATCCCGATTATCTCTTCGAGGCCCTCCACTCCACGTACGCGGACGAACCCGGGTGGCAAAACCCGTACGCGTATTCGACTGGAAGGAACTTCGTCGACGACCTTCTGGAGGATCAGCGCCGGGCGGACGACGAACAAGAGCGACAGGAGATACTCACCGATCTGCTCGAGGAATTCGTCAGTGAAAAACCGTTCGAGCCGATTTGTCGACCCCACGAGTTTCGAATTGGGCGTGGAGACCGATTCGACGGCTGGCACGATGGGCACTTCGCTACCCAGCGGGGGTATCTCGGTCTCGAACCCACCGACAGTAACGACGACAACGAGCTAGAGGCGCTCATAACGGACTCGCGACCGACGCAGAACATCAACCCGCTCATGGCAGAAAACCGTGAACGGGAGACGATTATCGATTTGGTGTACGACTCTCTCGGAACCGTCATCGTCGAGGACGACGAAGACGGCGAGGACGGCGTCGACACCGACGACCACGTCGTCGAATACCGTGTCGAACCCTGGCTCGCCGAATCGTGGGAGTGGATCGACGACGAAGATGGAACGAATACCGCGCACGTCACGCTTCGAGAAGACGTCACGTTCCACACCCTCGAGGAGGACGAGACGGGTGAACCCCTCACCGCCGAGGACGTCGAATTTACCTACCAACTCCTCGAGAACACGACGCTCGGACAGGGCAACACGTCACCAGCACCCCGCTATCAAGGCCACGTGAGCGCGGTCGACGTCGACGGTATCGAGATCGAAAACGAGTACGAACTTCGAATTCCCTTCCACACCAGTACGATGGTCGGCGAGCGGGCGTTTACCGTCCCGATCTTACCGAAGCACATCTGGCTCGAGGACGAACTCGACGAGCGAATCGGATCGAGTGACGACCTCTCGGCACCGAAAGGTGAGTGGGGCCTCGTGACGAGCAGCGCGATCGAACCGGTGGGGAGCGGCCCCTACCAGTTTGCCGATCAATCCGATCAGAATAGCCTCACGCTCGAGCGATTCGACGATCACTTCTCGATCGGGTCGGACGAGGAAGACCTCCTCGAGCCGATCGTCGAAGAACTCACGTTCGTTGCCGATACTGGAAGTGCATCGTCTGTCGAACGAATTGCGAGTGGTGGGTCCGACTTTACCGGAACGATGCTCGAAGCCTACGCGATAGACGACGTTCCCGACGACGATAGTCTCGAAACGATGCCAGCGTCCTCGTGGACGTTTTACCACCTCGGATTCAATGCGGGACGTGTGGATGGACCACCGTTTTACGACCCCCAATTCCGGAGTGCGATCTGCCGACTAGTCGACAAGGAATTTATCGCCGAGGAGTTCTTCTTCGGCTACGCCGATCCAATTGCCGTTCCAGTGACCGACGAGTGGGTTCCAGAGGCGTTCGAGTGGGATGGAGTGGATCCGGAAACACCATTTGCTGGGAGCGACGGTGAAGTGGACGTCAATGGTGCGATTTCTGCATTTGAGTCGATCGATTCAATCGACTATCGATACGATGAAGATGAGGAGATTCTGAGGCGTAATTAA
- a CDS encoding phosphatase PAP2 family protein has product MLQEVLVGMVQIVGIMLAISIALFISREALTTTLAQLRSRLQITGPVLVVLGIALLINRLMRQSEEDGIFPMTQVIRRLEGDLIYVFQDIETTRLTMYFSFVYVYGYAYILIFPAIAYFVLSNTRMFRRLLTAYTLNYLIGLSVYLLVGAYGPRQFMYPEEMGVVLYDFGPEYAHVTTEVNRNTNVFPSLHTSLAATVGIFAFYTRSEYPYWFVVALILSISVIISTMYLGIHWAIDVVAGLALAAFCVWASDQLVGRWTLSDIVDRTREALDR; this is encoded by the coding sequence ATGCTTCAGGAGGTTCTGGTGGGAATGGTACAGATCGTCGGCATTATGCTGGCGATCTCGATTGCGCTCTTTATCAGCCGCGAAGCACTCACAACGACGCTCGCACAGTTGCGATCTCGGTTACAGATCACCGGGCCGGTCCTCGTCGTCTTGGGTATCGCGTTGTTGATAAACCGACTGATGCGTCAAAGCGAGGAAGACGGGATTTTCCCGATGACGCAGGTGATTCGAAGGCTGGAAGGAGACCTCATCTACGTCTTCCAAGATATCGAAACGACGAGGCTGACGATGTACTTCTCCTTCGTGTACGTCTACGGATACGCCTATATACTCATCTTCCCCGCTATCGCTTACTTCGTCCTCTCTAACACGCGAATGTTTCGGCGACTGCTGACAGCTTACACGCTCAATTACCTCATTGGATTGTCAGTGTATCTCCTGGTCGGAGCATACGGGCCCCGTCAGTTCATGTACCCCGAGGAAATGGGTGTGGTCCTGTACGACTTCGGACCCGAATATGCACACGTCACAACGGAGGTCAACCGGAACACGAACGTGTTTCCGTCGCTGCACACGTCTCTGGCCGCGACGGTCGGTATCTTCGCGTTCTACACGCGCTCTGAGTACCCCTACTGGTTCGTCGTCGCGCTCATCCTCTCGATCAGCGTCATCATTTCGACGATGTACCTGGGGATCCACTGGGCGATTGACGTCGTTGCTGGCCTCGCACTCGCCGCATTCTGTGTCTGGGCGTCGGATCAACTCGTCGGGCGGTGGACACTCTCGGATATCGTCGATCGTACTCGAGAGGCCCTCGACCGGTAA
- a CDS encoding aldehyde dehydrogenase family protein, which translates to MTEPRAVSADRIDVDDLEIAPERGWNGLYLDGEWNPAGDRNPIDVENPATQETLTTVPAATEADVDEAYAIADDAQSEWADYPPQERAAIVSEASRLLSEYADDLATLFALECGGVQLKTGFEIQLAQGTMDVGAGLAMRDGGRRKESVTPGKENFLVREPAGVVGVITPWNFPLYLSSRVVAPALALGNSVVLKPDEHTPITGGLVLAKIFEEAGLPDGVLNVVPGNGHEIGDHFSGHSVPSVMSFTGSSEVGRGVGQRAVGAFTEPALELGGNNAHIVLEDADLERAIDAGAFGSFTHQGQECISINRHLVHESLYDEYVAGLAERAEQLPIGHPLEEGSLVGPVINESQRDKIVGYVEESIERGATAEAGGDHDGLFVEPTVLSGVTSDMPVACNEHFGPVAPVIPFESDEEAIRLANETEYGLSGSVHSSDVARARDVADALETGMVHINDQPLNDEPHVAFGGVGASGMGRYNDEWIMDTLTTLKWISVQREPREYPY; encoded by the coding sequence ATGACAGAACCACGTGCTGTCTCTGCTGATCGGATCGACGTCGACGACCTCGAGATTGCCCCCGAACGCGGCTGGAACGGACTGTATCTCGACGGCGAGTGGAACCCAGCGGGGGACCGAAACCCGATCGACGTCGAAAATCCCGCGACGCAGGAGACGCTGACTACGGTCCCCGCTGCGACCGAAGCCGACGTCGACGAGGCGTACGCCATCGCCGACGATGCCCAATCGGAGTGGGCCGACTATCCCCCGCAGGAACGCGCCGCCATCGTCTCCGAAGCCTCCCGACTCCTAAGCGAGTACGCCGACGACCTCGCGACGCTGTTCGCCCTCGAGTGTGGCGGCGTGCAGTTGAAAACCGGCTTCGAGATCCAACTCGCACAGGGGACGATGGACGTCGGTGCCGGGCTGGCCATGCGCGACGGCGGCCGACGCAAGGAATCGGTCACGCCGGGCAAGGAGAACTTCCTCGTTCGCGAGCCAGCGGGCGTCGTCGGCGTCATCACGCCGTGGAACTTCCCGCTGTACCTCTCGAGTCGCGTCGTTGCCCCCGCTCTCGCATTGGGCAACAGCGTCGTCCTCAAACCCGACGAACACACCCCCATCACGGGTGGGCTCGTGCTCGCGAAGATCTTCGAAGAGGCCGGGCTCCCCGACGGCGTCTTGAACGTCGTCCCCGGCAACGGCCACGAAATCGGCGACCACTTCTCCGGCCATTCGGTTCCCTCGGTGATGTCCTTTACCGGTTCATCCGAAGTCGGCCGCGGCGTCGGCCAGCGCGCCGTCGGCGCGTTCACGGAGCCCGCACTGGAACTCGGCGGAAACAACGCCCACATCGTCCTTGAGGATGCCGATCTCGAGCGAGCGATCGACGCCGGCGCGTTCGGCTCGTTCACCCACCAGGGCCAGGAGTGCATCTCGATCAACCGCCACCTCGTCCACGAATCGCTCTACGACGAGTACGTCGCTGGCCTCGCCGAGCGTGCCGAACAGCTCCCCATCGGTCACCCACTCGAGGAGGGATCCCTCGTCGGCCCGGTCATCAACGAGAGCCAGCGGGACAAGATCGTCGGCTACGTCGAGGAGTCGATCGAACGCGGTGCGACAGCAGAAGCCGGTGGCGACCACGACGGCCTGTTCGTCGAGCCCACGGTGCTTTCGGGGGTCACCAGTGACATGCCGGTAGCGTGCAACGAGCATTTCGGACCGGTCGCACCGGTAATCCCCTTCGAATCGGACGAGGAGGCAATCCGCCTGGCCAACGAGACCGAGTACGGGCTGTCAGGTTCGGTTCACTCGAGCGACGTCGCTCGCGCCCGAGACGTCGCCGACGCCCTCGAGACCGGAATGGTCCACATCAACGACCAGCCGTTGAACGACGAGCCCCACGTTGCATTCGGCGGCGTCGGCGCGTCGGGCATGGGCCGGTACAACGATGAGTGGATTATGGACACCCTGACGACGTTGAAGTGGATCTCCGTTCAGCGCGAGCCTCGCGAGTATCCGTACTGA